The Phycisphaeraceae bacterium genome has a window encoding:
- the rplN gene encoding 50S ribosomal protein L14: MIQKETRLDVADNSGAKIAYVIGVLGGSTGRGRYTRKAAGVGDTIVCSVKKALPNSDIKAGDKVKAVIVRTKYPTRRDDGSYVRFDTNACVLIDAEGNPKGTRIFGAVARELRERNYMKIVSLASEVV, from the coding sequence ATGATTCAGAAGGAGACCCGACTCGACGTGGCCGACAACAGCGGCGCCAAGATCGCCTACGTGATCGGCGTGCTGGGCGGCTCCACCGGCCGCGGACGCTACACCCGCAAGGCGGCGGGGGTGGGCGACACCATCGTGTGCTCGGTCAAGAAGGCCCTGCCCAACTCGGACATCAAGGCCGGCGACAAGGTCAAGGCCGTGATCGTGCGGACCAAGTACCCCACGCGCCGGGACGACGGCTCGTACGTCCGCTTTGACACGAACGCCTGCGTGCTCATCGACGCCGAGGGCAACCCCAAGGGCACGCGCATCTTCGGGGCGGTGGCCCGCGAACTGCGCGAGCGCAACTACATGAAGATCGTGTCTCTGGCATCGGAGGTGGTCTGA
- the rplX gene encoding 50S ribosomal protein L24 — translation MARHVKKGDQVIVTAGNDRNTVGEVLHVLTKSNRVVVKGVNIRSRHVKPSQTNPQGGVIRKEMPIHISNVSPVVDGKPTRVRFVTRPDGAKVRVAARNGAELHTLRGPSKKS, via the coding sequence ATGGCCCGTCACGTCAAGAAGGGCGACCAGGTGATCGTCACCGCCGGCAACGACCGCAACACGGTCGGCGAGGTGCTGCACGTGCTCACCAAGAGCAACCGGGTCGTGGTGAAGGGCGTCAACATCCGCTCGCGGCACGTCAAGCCCAGCCAGACCAATCCGCAGGGCGGCGTCATCCGAAAGGAGATGCCCATCCACATTTCCAACGTCAGCCCGGTCGTGGACGGCAAGCCCACCCGTGTGCGTTTCGTCACCAGGCCGGACGGCGCCAAGGTCCGCGTCGCGGCCCGGAACGGGGCTGAACTCCACACCCTGCGAGGCCCGAGCAAGAAGTCCTGA
- the rplE gene encoding 50S ribosomal protein L5: protein MVAQAKQTPRLKALYKGEVAKKTLTQFKLSNAHQMPRLTKIVVNVGVGKQLENQKLKPEIRDAVISTLSTITGQKPVMLVAKKSVANFKVREGAPSGFMVTLRGDRMWHFLDRLIHLAVPRIKDFRGLKDTAFDRQGSYSIGLSEQAVWPEINMANVNFTHGMNINIVFENSTPDMSRFVLRELGVPFVRKDEK from the coding sequence ATGGTCGCTCAAGCGAAGCAGACACCCCGGTTGAAGGCCCTGTACAAGGGCGAGGTCGCGAAGAAGACGCTGACCCAGTTCAAGCTGTCCAACGCGCATCAGATGCCGCGCCTCACCAAGATCGTGGTGAACGTCGGCGTGGGCAAGCAGCTGGAGAACCAGAAGCTCAAGCCCGAGATCCGCGACGCGGTGATCTCCACCCTGAGCACCATCACTGGACAGAAGCCGGTCATGCTGGTCGCCAAGAAGTCGGTGGCCAACTTCAAGGTGCGCGAGGGCGCGCCCAGCGGGTTCATGGTGACCCTGCGAGGCGACCGCATGTGGCACTTCCTGGATCGGCTGATCCACCTGGCGGTGCCCCGCATCAAGGACTTCCGCGGACTCAAGGACACCGCCTTCGACCGGCAGGGTTCGTACTCGATCGGGCTCAGCGAGCAGGCGGTGTGGCCCGAGATCAACATGGCCAACGTGAACTTCACGCACGGCATGAACATCAACATCGTCTTCGAGAACTCCACGCCCGACATGAGCCGCTTCGTGCTCCGGGAGCTGGGCGTGCCGTTCGTGCGCAAGGACGAAAAGTAA
- a CDS encoding type Z 30S ribosomal protein S14: MASKRVFARMKQKPKFSTRHRNRCEITGRARGVYRKFRVSRIVLRELALRGMVPGMRKASW, encoded by the coding sequence ATGGCCAGCAAACGTGTCTTCGCCCGGATGAAGCAGAAGCCCAAGTTCTCCACCCGCCATCGCAATCGCTGCGAGATCACGGGTCGGGCGCGGGGCGTGTACCGCAAGTTCCGCGTCAGCCGCATCGTGCTGCGCGAGCTGGCGCTGCGCGGCATGGTGCCGGGCATGCGAAAGGCCAGCTGGTGA
- the rpsH gene encoding 30S ribosomal protein S8, which translates to MSLNDVTADLLTRIRNAVRNRAKRVKCLNSKLNRGVAQVLVDEGYVESYHVIDDGRQGILEVHLKYGPRGEALINTIDRFSKPGCRVYKGVDDLPRPLQGLGVAIVSTSRGVMSDRKCRTERVGGEVVAIVT; encoded by the coding sequence ATGTCATTGAACGACGTCACCGCCGACCTGCTCACGCGCATCCGCAACGCGGTCCGCAACCGCGCCAAGCGCGTCAAGTGCCTTAACAGCAAGCTCAACCGCGGCGTGGCCCAGGTGCTTGTGGATGAGGGCTACGTGGAGTCGTACCACGTCATCGACGACGGTCGCCAGGGCATCCTCGAGGTGCATCTGAAGTACGGCCCGCGCGGCGAGGCGCTGATCAACACCATCGACCGCTTCTCCAAGCCCGGCTGCCGCGTCTACAAGGGCGTGGACGACCTGCCCCGTCCCCTGCAGGGGCTGGGCGTGGCCATCGTCTCCACCTCGCGCGGCGTGATGAGCGACCGCAAGTGCCGCACCGAGCGCGTGGGCGGCGAAGTGGTCGCCATCGTCACCTGA
- the rplF gene encoding 50S ribosomal protein L6, whose product MSRIGKLPIQVPANVKVAHDPARRTVAFDGPKGKNSFTYRPEVTVQWDESKRALTCSVPESKLEDGRAKAYWGTTRARMQSIVQGVTSGYSRKLEVIGVGWSARVTPKGLTLAVGYCNPIELPLPPGVACTVENNVITISGHDDQAVGQFAAEIRSKRKPEPYNGKGIKYANEVIQRKQGKAFGA is encoded by the coding sequence ATGTCCCGCATCGGCAAACTTCCCATCCAGGTGCCCGCCAACGTGAAGGTGGCGCACGACCCGGCCAGGCGCACCGTCGCCTTTGACGGGCCCAAGGGCAAGAACTCGTTCACCTACCGACCCGAGGTCACCGTGCAGTGGGACGAGAGCAAACGCGCCCTCACCTGCTCCGTGCCCGAGTCGAAGCTCGAGGACGGACGCGCCAAGGCCTACTGGGGCACCACGCGCGCCCGCATGCAGAGCATCGTGCAGGGCGTGACCAGCGGCTACTCGCGCAAGCTGGAAGTGATCGGCGTGGGTTGGTCCGCCAGGGTGACGCCCAAGGGCCTGACGCTCGCCGTGGGCTACTGCAACCCCATCGAGCTGCCGCTGCCCCCGGGCGTCGCCTGTACGGTGGAGAACAACGTCATCACCATCTCCGGCCACGACGATCAGGCGGTGGGGCAGTTCGCGGCGGAGATCCGCTCCAAGCGCAAGCCGGAGCCCTACAACGGCAAGGGCATCAAGTACGCCAACGAAGTCATCCAGCGGAAGCAGGGCAAGGCGTTCGGCGCGTGA
- a CDS encoding 50S ribosomal protein L18, with translation MKNAIVRQQRRTRRKRGLRKTIFGTPARPRLTVYRSLKHMYAQIVNDLEGRTLVSASTNEKGAKVKGSNKGGASEVGKRLAQRAREAGVTAVVFDRNGYRYHGRVKAIADAAREAGLQF, from the coding sequence ATGAAGAACGCGATTGTCAGACAGCAACGACGCACCCGCCGCAAGCGCGGCCTGCGCAAGACCATCTTCGGCACGCCGGCGCGTCCGCGGCTGACCGTCTATCGCTCGCTCAAGCACATGTACGCCCAGATCGTCAACGATCTGGAAGGGCGCACGCTCGTGTCCGCCTCCACCAACGAGAAGGGCGCCAAGGTCAAGGGCAGCAACAAGGGCGGCGCGTCGGAGGTCGGCAAGCGACTGGCGCAGCGCGCCAGGGAGGCGGGCGTCACCGCCGTCGTCTTCGACCGCAACGGCTACCGCTACCACGGACGCGTGAAGGCCATCGCCGACGCCGCCCGCGAGGCGGGCCTGCAGTTCTGA